The genomic region TCCATGAGGTAGAGCCGCTCCACCTCCGCCAGGGCCAGGGGGACCCGCTCGCGGATCTCCACCTTGAGGGTGTCGGGCAGGGTGCGGCCGACGGTGGCGTCGGCCACCCAGGGCGAGGCGCGCAGCCGGGTCTTCAGGGCCTCGATGTTGAGGCCGAGGATGTTCTCCCCCACCGCGGGGCCGAGCAGCTCGCGCACCTCCCCCTCGGAGAGGAAGTGGCTCCCCCGGACTTCCACCCGGCCCACGCGCAGCCGCTCGCTGGCCATCACCTTGGCGTAGCCCGTCCAGAGGGCGGCTAGGGTGACGAGAAGGGCGGCCAGAAGCTGCAGGATCAGGATGGCGCGGGCCGTGAAGCCCCGCCGGGTGCGCCGCACCCGCGTCCTGGTCCGGGGACGGAGGAAGGGCGGGTCATCCGCGGGGCCCAAGGGGACGGGGTTCAAGGGAAGATCGGCCATGGCCTCCAGGGGAAGCTCGAAGGGCAGGCCGCGCCTAGCCATGGCGGGGCCTCCAGACCTTGACCTCGAGCTCGAGGTTGACGCCCGCCTCCCGCTCCACCCTCTCGTGGACGACCTCGAGAAGAGCGAGCACGTCCGCCGCGCGCGCGTTCTGGTCGTTGACCACGAAGTTCGCGTGCCGCGGGCTCAGGACCGCCCCCCCCTTGCGGGTGCCCTTGAGGCCCAGGGCATCGATGATCTTGCCCGCGTGGCCCCCGGGCGGGTTCTTGAATACGCAGCCCGCGTTGCGCCCGCCGGGCTGGCTCTCCGTACGCTGCCGCGTGAGCTCCCGGGTCTCCTTCTCCAGAAGCGCGGGGTCCTCCGGGGAGAGCCGCACGGTCAGGGAGGCCACCGCGGAGCCCTCGGGGATGGAGGACCCGCGGTAGTGGAAGCGCCAGCCCTCGGGGGGCCGGGCGGGGGAGCCGTCCTCGTCGTAGACCAGGATCTCCTTGAGGACGTCGCTGATCGAGAAGCCGTAAGCCCCCGCGTTCATGACCGCGGCCCCCCCGATCGAGCCCGGGATGCCGACCGCGCTCTCCAGGCCCCGCCA from Vicinamibacteria bacterium harbors:
- a CDS encoding FtsQ-type POTRA domain-containing protein; the encoded protein is MARRGLPFELPLEAMADLPLNPVPLGPADDPPFLRPRTRTRVRRTRRGFTARAILILQLLAALLVTLAALWTGYAKVMASERLRVGRVEVRGSHFLSEGEVRELLGPAVGENILGLNIEALKTRLRASPWVADATVGRTLPDTLKVEIRERVPLALAEVERLYLMDGDGALIDVYGPRTAAFDLPIVRGLGGVEGEDRRERAQRAGTLLRDLGELSAEVSEVFVDGAGDMRVVLKGAGEVLLMGSPPYRRRFLTFLGLRRDLAERAPGTAAFDLRFRGRIYARPLETVPPVPAAGGPPPRAAKARPRERGN
- the murB gene encoding UDP-N-acetylmuramate dehydrogenase, giving the protein MDPRVTPALAEAGVPFREQEPFSRHTSMGVGGPAAVMAFPRSPEELRKTLALRGELAVPHRILGGGSNLVVVDEGLDELIVNTEEMRRVEIGENGEVTAAAGAGVIFTVVQCCRAGWRGLESAVGIPGSIGGAAVMNAGAYGFSISDVLKEILVYDEDGSPARPPEGWRFHYRGSSIPEGSAVASLTVRLSPEDPALLEKETRELTRQRTESQPGGRNAGCVFKNPPGGHAGKIIDALGLKGTRKGGAVLSPRHANFVVNDQNARAADVLALLEVVHERVEREAGVNLELEVKVWRPRHG